CCAGCTTCTTTGGAGTCAGTGTTTTCTGTGGAGTCACTCTTGACTTCTTCCATTGTGTAGTTATCATCAAGCTCACCTCTGTCATCTTCTTCAGAAATGCGGGACTTTCTGAAAAATTTCCTACTGGGATACTCCACTAATTGGCTCTCACCTGAATCCTGAGTGCTTGTTTGcttgtctttgttctcttttgattcttttgacTTGACACTGGCATTGTTCATTCTAGAGTTGCTTCTCTCACTCCTGAAGGTGTCTGGATCATCACTCTGCATTCCTTCATCATCAAACTCAGAGCCATCCCCATGGCTACTATCCCCCTCACTGCCACCTCCCACCCAGTACTCCTCACTCTCACTCTCTTGAGTCGAGTGACCTCCCTCAAGCCTGCTGTGCACCTCATCCTCATTGTCAAAGTCTCTGCTCTCACTGGTGATATCTTGGGTACTGTCTTCCCCTCGCAGGGCACTATCTTCCCTGGATTGTGTGTTGTCAGCTGAGTCCTCCTCACTTCTGAGTCTAGAATGTCCTCTTTGTGTCTCTTCAGGTCCTGGgccattgtcatcatcaccaaAGGTGTCATCTCCActgtcatcttcatcatcatctttatcatCTACATCCTTCCCTCCGCTCCAAGAGAGGCCACTAGCTGGTCTATACACATATTGACCGTCATGAAGGCCCTCCTCTGATTCGGCACTGTCACTGGGGACTTCATTTGCCTGGAATTTGGGGTTAACAGACACAGTCAGCACTCTGGCAGCTGATGCAGAGGGTGTTATCTAGCGGCCATCTGGGCTCtgtctgctttcttcttcctatGCCCCCCCCCAACCCATGGTCAATTTTACTGCTCAACAATATCTCTGccagagtttaaaaagaaagaagaggagttGAAACTCAACTCATTCCATTTTACAAGGCACAGTTCACTCCATGCtgcaaaaattttctcaaaaagcTTTATAGAAATCACATTTATGAAACAAATCGTATTGTAAGTACGATTCCTTAAAGGAAACTCTCTggtaattttttgaaattaaagaatTAGTTTATAATGCTCACTCATCAGATTGTTTGGTttaaaacagagttttaaaaaatatttggtgattcTAAAATGACCCAAATATCTTTGGATTTTTTAATCAACTCTGGAGAAGAAAATGTGTTAGGGCAGGAGGATGAAAACTTGagctaaaatgaaagtaaaatattgtAGTGAGGTATATATCTCACCCAAACCATGTTTTACCTCATTCACAAGGCAGAGAGTTGCCTCTAGAAAGCTCAGCTAGAGGACTGCAACTAGCGTGACCACCAAGGCAGCTTGGTTCTAAGTGTGAGCTCAGAGCAATTCCCGTCAGTGAAACAACTGGATGCTCGACACAGACAAGGAAGGACAGCGAGTCTTCATTCATTATGCTCTGGGAAAATCTGCTCTCTTTACTGGACCCTATAACAGAGCATTCTTgccaactttttttgtttttccacatGTTGCCGTGGATCAATTTCCTTTGGGAGTACGGGATGATGACATCTCTTCCCATCGCTAGAGTTTCCACGGGTCTGCTGCAACTGAGCGTCTCCTGAGCTTTCCATACCTCAATAGGGGCAGAGCGCACCCTCCTCAAGCAGGGACTGCTACCCTCATCTGAGAGCCCAGAGAACATTGAGACAATAAGCCACAACATCCCCAGAAAAGAGCATTTCCCCAATTCTGTGCTTACAAATTTCTAGAATATTGCTCTAAGAAGCCTTTAGTAAATAGTGGTTAAATGCCTAATAATTCGTCTTTCAACTCTGGCTGAGGAGAGCATGCAAAATGAGTCAAAGCTTCAGGGAGAAACATGGTTTCTGAAATCTCTGGAGCCCCACAGGATTGAATTTCGTCAAAAATGATAGGACAGCTaagaaaataatgacatttcctcttagaaaaaatgaaaaaagaaaaaacaaagaagaagaagaagaagagagaaagcagtttTTTATTAAAGGAATATAAGCTGTCAGCTTTTCTCACTCCCAGGACCACAGATGAGACTGTTTCAGGGAGAAAGTTATTACTGAAGCAGCTGTTTCATTAAAGCTTCCTTGgggctctcctcttctctcctctaacAGGATCCTTGACCCAGAGGAGGTCTCCACCCCAAAAGGCACTTTATGTTGGCCAGAACACTTTTCTCTGCCTGACCTGAACTGCTCCAATTGTACAAGCAACATTTTAGATTGAGGAGCGAGCTATTCCTTGTCTAACATAGTCTATGACCATTTGTgcatgtttatgtatatgtatatatattctttttaactAGGTGCACATTTAGGGCCACAACATCTATAATCCGGTCCCAGTGATAAATATGGAATGAACAGCATGTCCACATCCGAATTCTCCCActcatttttcccttcttataTTGTGGAACTATTTAACCAGCCTAACCAATGgttagaaaatattatatttagaaCAGCTGCCAGGTAATTTAATCTAACATCATTTCCTTCGATTTCTAAGGAGCCTAAAAAGTTAAGAAAGGTCTGTTTAATTACCTGTTCCTCTGAGCTAACTTTACTTTCTTCTGATGACTCACTGCTctcctaaaaggaaaaagaaaatgttgtttacttttccttttagtAATTCCTGAGGAAAGAAATACGATACATATCAATTACTTGCAGTTTGGATTTACTGCTTTCCAAATGGCCAATGGTGATGAGAAGAGTGTTAGTTACTTCACGAGATGtttataagaaagaataaataagatagtTACCAAAGCTGGTGTTGGTGTCTGAGCCAAATGACCctgcaaaaaggaaggaaaacaactTACTCCACAGATGGATTATGTCACtgcaaatatttagaataattttaggtcttttctttagttttttgatatatattttatatttacatgaataataatgacaatttaTGGTGAAATGGCTAAAAACTGAATATGAGATGACTAATGGCCTGAAAAGATCTTGTGATATGAAAGACCTAGaagattttgtatttctgatcTTCACTTAGCAAAACATATCCTTTTGTTGAAGCTGGTTGTTCACACAACCTAGAGAAAATGTAACACAGGAAAAGCAGCGTTGGAACTCAGAACTCAGATTTGAGTCTCAATTGACTCCTTGGTTTTGGTTTTAGCCCTGAAAAGCAACCATCTTGGTGTTAGCACTGAAATTCATATATTTCAGGAAACCTTTAAGTCTCTGGTAAACTGTGATGGTTGGTCACTCTATGTGAGTTTGGACAATTCACTTCACCTGTCTGACGTCACGTTCCTATTCACAAATTTAGACTATTAGCAACCACTGCGCTCcctccacagggctgctgtgaggatgaaattgGCTAATGCCTATGGAAGCATCTTGAGaactatttaatattatataaactAAAGAAATGATCCATTTTAAGAATATccactttataaaatttaatagtaGACAAAACTGAATTGAGAAAGCCATGAAACCTTTCTTGTGTCATAAAagatcaccaaaataaaaaacaaatgctgTCTGAAACTTAGTCATAGTtgtgatttatttcactttttttagtcTTATAAGAACTGTAAGAATGCCTGAGCTACCTCaggtgccctctccccacccattctcccccttcccctggagCCTGGCAAAACCCCATATGGCTCAAAGCCACTGAGCGATGGATGTGAAGACCCAAGATGCACAGTAGAGCAGAAGGAGCTGCTATCAACATGTCTTCAACAAGCTTCTCAACAATGCCAGGCTGCGGATATCTCCTCAGAGGAAGGAGCTACAGCGTAATCCATTTAAGTCTTTGCCCTGTGACACAGGCGCAATGGCGGACTCCACTCTAGTCAGTTATCATTTGGAATTAAGGGGTGGAAGGGAACAAGACTTTGGTATTTTTCTCATGTCAAGGCTATACTTGAGAACACAGTACATTTGTGGTACTCTTAGAGTCTCTAGTTGAATGAGAGGAAGGATCTAGAGCGGCTGGTTTTAAATTAACCAGTCTAAGGACATCTCTGATGAAAGTTCATGTAAGAAATCATGCAATGTCTATTCTAGCCTCAGGCAGGGGCAGGACCCCATCTCAGGCCTTTGACATTATCTGGCCACCACTAATAGGGTTGTGCTCAAGCTGTATCGTATGCAAAAGCCAGCAGGAAACAAGGTAATGAACAAAACATTCTGACTTAATGTAAGATTTTAATCCTCATTTGTAATTCCAGTCTTGAGAACCTGCTGATCTCCTAGACCTGGCCCTTTCCTGAGAGGGAGACAACACCCTGGTAAAGAATGTCGATTCTGGAACCAGAGTGACCTGGGTTCAAAGTCTGGCTCTAACACTTATCAACCATATAACCTAGACAGAC
This genomic window from Equus przewalskii isolate Varuska chromosome 3, EquPr2, whole genome shotgun sequence contains:
- the DMP1 gene encoding dentin matrix acidic phosphoprotein 1, with translation MKTSILLMFLWGFSCALPVARYQNTESKSSEEWKGHLAQTPTPALESSESSEESKVSSEEQANEVPSDSAESEEGLHDGQYVYRPASGLSWSGGKDVDDKDDDEDDSGDDTFGDDDNGPGPEETQRGHSRLRSEEDSADNTQSREDSALRGEDSTQDITSESRDFDNEDEVHSRLEGGHSTQESESEEYWVGGGSEGDSSHGDGSEFDDEGMQSDDPDTFRSERSNSRMNNASVKSKESKENKDKQTSTQDSGESQLVEYPSRKFFRKSRISEEDDRGELDDNYTMEEVKSDSTENTDSKEAGLRQSRENSKNESQEDSGENQSQEDNENVQDPSNESIQEDDPPSQENSSESQEEIVSESRGDNPDNTTSHSEEDQEDSDSSEEDSLNKPSNSESKSREEQADSESNESLKYSEESPESSEEKNSSSQEGLQSHSASTESQSEESQSEQNSQSEEEDGSDSQDSSKSKEDSNSTESKSSSEEDGQVKNTEIESRKLTVDAYHNKPIGDQDDNDCQDGY